Proteins encoded by one window of Deltaproteobacteria bacterium:
- a CDS encoding NDP-sugar synthase, whose amino-acid sequence MRAMILAAGFGTRLRPLTNTVPKALVPVAGRPLIEYNLLLLKAYGIEDVVINLHHLGGKIREAFGDGNAYGLRIIYSPEDPILESGGGIKNAQRYLDGDTFIVVNCDTIIDIDLNALVASHRQTKAVGTLVLRSDPEAANYGLLKCDAHGRLYRIRGEPADPPVTEPLSQYMFTGCQILEPRVFDFMPEVKPFSTTRETYVTMLRAGEPLYGFVHSSTWMTVDDAEAMARATHAIVSGQVRLSYLRP is encoded by the coding sequence ATGCGTGCAATGATTCTGGCTGCTGGGTTTGGCACTCGGTTACGACCGTTAACCAACACTGTCCCGAAGGCTTTGGTGCCAGTCGCTGGCCGCCCGTTGATTGAGTACAACCTGTTACTGCTCAAAGCCTACGGCATCGAGGATGTCGTCATCAACTTGCATCACCTTGGCGGCAAAATTCGCGAAGCGTTTGGCGATGGCAATGCCTATGGATTGCGAATTATCTACTCACCAGAAGATCCGATTCTTGAATCGGGTGGCGGCATCAAGAATGCGCAGCGTTATCTTGACGGTGACACGTTTATCGTCGTGAACTGCGACACGATTATCGATATTGACCTTAATGCGCTTGTTGCTTCACACCGCCAGACTAAAGCAGTCGGAACGTTAGTTCTCCGCTCTGACCCTGAAGCTGCGAATTACGGACTGTTGAAGTGCGATGCTCACGGTCGGCTCTATCGTATCCGTGGTGAACCGGCAGACCCCCCAGTGACAGAGCCGTTGTCTCAATACATGTTCACTGGCTGTCAGATTCTGGAACCACGCGTTTTTGATTTCATGCCTGAGGTCAAGCCATTTAGCACGACACGCGAGACATACGTCACTATGCTTCGTGCTGGCGAGCCATTGTATGGATTTGTCCACAGTAGCACATGGATGACCGTCGATGACGCGGAGGCAATGGCGCGAGCAACACACGCGATTGTGTCTGGTCAGGTGCGGTTGTCGTATTTACGACCTTAA